One part of the Lepeophtheirus salmonis chromosome 14, UVic_Lsal_1.4, whole genome shotgun sequence genome encodes these proteins:
- the LOC139907235 gene encoding uncharacterized protein, giving the protein MQHCLENYPKIALKYYFQIQKIIDTNYKEFVGPITELRPWQEIVINKINNQNDRQILFVIDEDGNKGKSTLIKHLVSSQDAWACTGGKVTDLMTAYDTDAKIAIFDMARSNPNNYWSWSMMENLKNGIFTTTKYKGMMKQFTPPKVVVFTNKNVPRDKFSMDRYDVYFI; this is encoded by the coding sequence ATGCAGCATTGTTTAGAAAATTATcctaaaattgctttaaaatattattttcaaattcaaaaaatcattgaCACAAATTATAAAGAATTCGTAGGTCCTATAACTGAATTAAGACCGTGGCAagaaattgttataaataaaattaataatcaaaatgacCGACAAATACTATTTGTCATTGATGAAGATGGAAATAAAGGTAAATCCactttaataaaacatttagtaTCTAGTCAAGATGCTTGGGCATGTACCGGAGGAAAAGTAACGGATTTAATGACTGCATATGATACAGACGCAAAGATTGCTATCTTTGACATGGCTAGAAGTAACCCAAATAATTACTGGTCATGGAGTATGATGGAGAAtcttaaaaatggaatattcaCAACTACAAAATATAAGGGTATGATGAAGCAATTCACACCACCTAAAGTGGTTGTGTTTACCAACAAGAATGTACCACGCGACAAATTTAGTATGGATCGTTATgatgtttatttcatataa